Sequence from the Candidatus Poribacteria bacterium genome:
TCAAAACTGGAGCGCGGATAGCAGGGGTATAGGCATTCTATAGATATATCGCTCCTCTGGAGCGAAGAGCAAGGCACTTGACGGGCGGGGAAACCCCCGCCCCTACGGGCAGATTGATGGATTTTCAATAGGTAGTAACTTAGGTTAATTTATGGGGGATTATTATGTATAAATGTGCATTTCTGGGTTGTGGCGGACGGGCGCGTGCCCATGCCCACGCATATCAGCATATTGAGCGCGGTGAAATTGTCGCGCTATGCGATATGAACGAAGAGCTGCTCAATAGTTTCGGCGATGACTTTGGGGTTGAAAAACGGTACACGGACATCCATGAAATGTTGGATAAAGAACGTCCTGACCTGCTGCATATCGTGACTGCGCCGGTGCTGCGGGGGACGAACGAATTAATTCGCTATCCGCTGATGAATATCGCATCGGAACATGAGGTGCCTGCCGCGATTGTGGAAAAGCCGATCGCGGTGATGGGAGAGGATTGGCGTCAACTGAGCGACCTATGCGAGAATACCAAGACCAAATTCGCAGTGAATACGCAGCTCAATTTTCATCCACCGAATCTGAAATTAAAGGCTGATGTCTCCGCTGGAGCGATTGGAGATCTCGACTTTATTGATGCCAGTGCGCGTTCAACGCCGATTGATCAGGGACCGCATGTACTGCAGCTAGTCTCCTCGTACATCGACAATTCGCGTCCGGTCAAGGTTTTCGGTCAGGTCTCAGGGGGCGAACATCTGGATTCCGCCCAACCGTCGCCCGATCATGCCACAGCGTCGATCTCGTATGCCAACGGAGTTCGGGCGTTAGTTACATTTGGTACAAAAGGCTCGCCCGAAATTAGCGATCACGAATCGGTGTTCCAGCACAAACGGGTCCGCGTATTTGGGAAGCGCGGGTTTATCCATTGGTGGATGTACGGATGGGAACGCAACACACCGACGGACGGCTATAGTCGTGGAGAACACGAGTACGGTGAGCAGGATCTCTTGGGGCAGGCGGGTCTCACCGAGGCGATGTTTGATTGGCTTGACGATGACGAAAAGGTGCATCCCACCCACTTGGAGCAGTCGCTTGCGGAGTTTAATGCGATTTTGGGGATCTATCATAGTGCGTTGACGCACGAGCCTGTTGAACTGCCGTTTGATCCGCCGGACGGGTTGATTGAGTCGCTCAAAACGCTGCTGCTGTGAAATCAACTATCTTCCTAGGTCGTAGGGGTAGGTCTTGTGCCTACCCATAGGCGATGATTCTTCGTAGGGAATAACGATCGTTATTCCCTACAGATTGTCTTTCCCCTCTTATCAGAGGGGTTCAGGAGAACTTATGAACCAACTGCGTAAGTCCTACAAAGATAGAAAATTTACGAAAAGAATGGAGGATACAGATGATAACCGTTAGTGATATTGCTATAAGAGTAGTATCAGAAGATGATTTCTCTTTTGCAATTAAAGCTTTGGTTCAGAATGGATCTGATAATCCGAGAGTATTTGTCGAATTGCAGGGTTTAGATAGTGATGGCTTTGAAATATGTGACGCGATACTAGAAAGCATAATCCCAATTGGTGCAAGCAGGGTGCTAACTACCAAAGAGGATTATGTCGATAAAAAGATATTTGAACAAATTGTAGGTTGGCAGCAGAAGTAAATTAGAGAATCATACTATATACATATTGCCCTGCTAGGGCTTTAGATGGCAGCTTGGATTATATTAATTACGGAGGNNNNNNNNNNNNNNNNNNNNNNNNNNNNNNNNNNNNNNNNNNNNNNNNNNNNNNNNNNNNNNNNNNNNNNNNNNNNNNNNNNNNNNNNNNNNNNNNNNNNNNNNNNNNNNNNNNNNNNNNNNNNNNNNNNNNNNNNNNNNNNNNNNNNNNNNNNNNNNNNNNNNNNNNNNNNNNNNNNNNNNNNNNNNNNNNNNNNNNNNNNNNNNNCACCCCCACCATTCCACAGTCCTGCAGCGATCGCTGCGATGGAGAACGGGATGCCGGTGATCTGCGAAAAGCCGATCGCCGACACGCTCGAAGCGGCGAAGGCGATGGTGGCGGCTTCCCAGAAAACGGGGATGCCGTGTGCGATTATCCAGAATTATCGCTATGCGAGGAATAAGCAGGAGTTGGTTCGCATCCGGGAGGAGGGACGGTTAGGACGGCTTCAGCATATCGTGGGGCGGTACGCGTGTGATTATCGCCGCTATCAATCGTGGGGTAAGGCGTGGCGGCACGATATGGATTTCAGTCTTCTCTTTGAGGGATCTGTCCACCATCTCGACATGCTGCGCTTCCTCTCCGGCGGCGACTGCGAGACGTTGGTCGGGTTCGCAAGCACTTTTCCAGTGGACTGTACCTGATGCAGATGGACAACGGGGTGCATACCTGTTACGAGGGAAACAGTTCTGCTGCGGGCATCGTCAACTGTTGGCATAACGAACATTATCGCGCGGAATTCGAGGAAGGGTGTGTCGAAATCGCCGGTGAAGCTGAGGTTACAATTCATCGGGTCGGTCAGGAGCCGGAGACATACGAAGCACCGGAGATCCCCCGTTTCGGTCATGAGCATCTATTCGACGAATTTATCAATTGGATTGATAGCGGTCAACCCTCTGCAACGCGAATTGAGGATAACATCAAGAGCTTCGCGTTAGTGATTGCGGCGATGGAAACAAGCGTTGACGGACAACCGAAACGGATTGCGGACTATTTGAGCGGTCTAGATTTGTGATTCGTAAAAGGTAAAGTGTAACTTCATTATGTTAGGGCTTACGCACATGGTCAAAAAATAGGTTATAATAATGCAAGTTACTAGAGCGTACTGACATTTATGTGGAATCTTGCTCATAAATCGAGGCTAATATGACAGGTTAGCAAACCGTTCAGTGGAATCTTACTCATAGATTGATATTGGCATGGCAGGTCAACAAACCCTTTACAGGCAACCGCTATAGCATAGCGCACATCTATAATACCGCTAAAGTATAGTGGCCATCGGGATTCGTGGCACACCCGCGAATTATGAATACCCGTATAGGGCATTGAAAATATTTTTTTTACCTGTCAGTGCCCTGCCAAACCGTTGAATCGTAGCGGTGTGCGATGTCCATAGTCAGACCACTTGGCTTCATTGGTATTATGGTACGATTTCTTAAGCGTTAGAACGATACAGCGGGATCGGGACTAGGAAACACGCGCTCACCCCAAGTACAAGGAGAAGAAATATGGCAAATTTAGCGATCAATGGCGGCACGCCGGTTCGGACGGAACCATATCCCTCTTGGCCCACCTTTGACGATAACGACCTCAAAATCTTTGAGGAGATCTATCGAAGCGGGGTATGGGGCACCGGCGGGTCAAGGGTTCCTGAGTTTGAGGAGCGTTTCGCTCAATTCCAGGGCGTAAAATATGGTGTCTGCGTGAATAGTGGCACGGCGGCACTGTTTGTCGCACTCAAGGCTGCGGGTGTCGGGCTTGGCGACGAGGTTATCACAACCCCGTACACCTTCCAAGCGACGGTGGTGTCAATTCTGATGGCGAACGGAACACCGGTGTTTGTGGATACGCTCCCCGACGGTTTTAACATTGATCCATCAAAAATCGAGGCGGCGATCACACCGAAGACCAAAGCTGTCTTGCCGGTTCATATTGCAGGCTATCCCGCCGATATGGACGGGATTTTAGAAGTTACGGAACGGAACAACCTTGTTGTGGTTGAGGACTGCGCCCAAGCGCATGGCGCGGAGTGGCGGGACAGAGGGGTCGGCGGTTGGGGACATCTCGGTTGTTTTAGTTTTCAATCTTCCAAGAATTTATGTGCGGGCGAGGGTGGTATTGTTCTGACCAACGATCGGAAACTGTATGAACGCGCGTGGTCGATTCACAACTGTGGACGCTCTCCGTCCGAGTCCGAGTTTGAGACGGAAACGTTCGGCGGAAACTTCCGGATGACGGAGTGGCAGGGCGGATTGTTGCTATCACGTCTTAGGCGGTTGGATGGCGAGGTCAACCTACGCAATACAAATATGCGTTCTCTGGATGCTGGGTTGGGAGAAATCCCCGGCATCAAGGTGGTGCCGCTCGATTCACGCGCCACCCGCGGCGGCTGTCACGGCTATAAGGCGATTTTCGACCCAGAGGAATTTGAGGGCATCTCCCGCGAAACATTCATCAAGGCGATGGGGGCGGAGGGGGTTCCAATGCGACATTGGTACACGACACCGATGTATCGAGAACCGTTTATGGAATCGGATCTCTTGAGTGCGAAACCTGATGATTCAAACGTCTCCTGTCCAGAGACGGAAAAGCTGTGTAAAAACGGTTTGGCGCTCAGCCAGAGCATTCTGATGGGAACTGAGGAAGATATGGCGGATATTGTCACGGCAGCAACAAAGATCCGTCGTTATGTGGGCGAATTGAAGTCCTGAATCCGTGCAACTAGCAGATATAAACCTAAGTTCGTTTTATACACATGTCGCCCCGCTGGGGATTTTTGTTCATCGGTGTAATTAAGTAGTTTCCCTGCGCGAAGTTTCCAAAGTCCCCCTGATAAGGGGGATTTAGGGGGTTGGCTGCGCATCGAAGGTGTATAAGAGGTTACGGCATATGGCGTATGCCTACTACTAGCAACTGAGGTTATAAATAACGGACGCACAATGCACCAAGAACTTACCTACAAGCTCGCCCAATGTTGTTCACCGGAGGCAGGGGAGGGCATCATCGGGTATTTTAAGGAGGATGGCACGGTTGCTGTCCATCGCCCCGATTGCGCTTCCGTCCAGTACCTGCGTCTTGAGCGGCTGCTTGAGGTGACGTGGGATGAAATCCATGCAGCGGAGAAGCCTGCCGATATAGAGACGGAAGATTCGACATTTGATAAACTGGATGAAGTGGATTATCTTATCCTGAAACATCATCAGGAATTTGGATTAGACTATTCGATTATTGTCTCGGAGATGCTCGGTCTGCCTCTTGAGGAGACCCACAAACGGCATCGGAAGCTGCGGGAATTGGGTGGCTTGAAACGTGTGGAGAGACGGATGATTCAGTACCGCAAGAACATTGTGAAGGGGAAGTGGATCAAACACCGCAATCATACCTACTATGAATTGACACCCAAAGGGGATCGGTGGGTGCACTGGTTTGAGAAGAAAACACAGGCGGTTTCATCGTAAAATAAGAGCGTGAAACGTGAAAACTATTTATGGTGAAGTCTATAAATAAGTGAACATTTATCAGTAAATGTGACATTAGCATGACCGCTAATTCCCCCCTGATAAGGGGGGCTAGGGGGGTTAAGTGCTCATCTGTAATGTCCAAGTAATTCTAAAATCTATTGATGAAGTTGGGCTAGGAAGTCCAACCTACAGAGGCGAAAAAAGACAGTGCAGAATGTAAAGAGAAACCGAGTTTTTTCTTGAAAACTCGGTTTCTGTTGCACGATTTCTTAACATGAGCCAAAGGGAATAGTCTCAGGAGAATGGATTGCAACAAAACATAGAAAGTCAGGGTGTAAAGGGAGGGTTAGCGGGACCCGGTGGCTACCGAGAGGTCTGGTTGTTAGCATATCCGATCGTCATCACGATGCTATCGCGAACAGCGATGATGTTTGTGGATACGGCGATGGTCGGACGTTTGGGCGCAACAGAATTGGCGGCTGTCGGATTAGCAGGGATATTGACATGGACGTTATTCTCCTTTTTTCAAGGATTTCTGGGTAGCGTCAACACCTTCGTCGCACAGCGTTATGGAGCCGGAGATCGACGGGGGATCACCGTTGCGGCGTGGCAAGGGCTTTACCTCGCACTCGGGTCGTATCTCATCATACTGGTGATTAACCTATTTACGGTGCCTGCGTTTGCCCTGATGAAGCCATCGCCAGAGGTACAACGTCTGGGCATCATCTACACGCAAATCCGGTTATGTGGCGGAATTACGGTCTTCATCTCTTTTGGGATGGCGAGTTTTCTACGGGGCATCGGCGACACGAAAACACCGATGCGGATTGAGATTGTCGCAAATTTGGTCAACCTCCTCCTCGACTATCTGTTAATCTTTGGTAAATTTGGGTGTCCCCGGCTTGAAATCGTTGGTGCTGCGATTGCCACGTTGATTGCGGGTGTAGTCGC
This genomic interval carries:
- a CDS encoding Gfo/Idh/MocA family oxidoreductase codes for the protein MYKCAFLGCGGRARAHAHAYQHIERGEIVALCDMNEELLNSFGDDFGVEKRYTDIHEMLDKERPDLLHIVTAPVLRGTNELIRYPLMNIASEHEVPAAIVEKPIAVMGEDWRQLSDLCENTKTKFAVNTQLNFHPPNLKLKADVSAGAIGDLDFIDASARSTPIDQGPHVLQLVSSYIDNSRPVKVFGQVSGGEHLDSAQPSPDHATASISYANGVRALVTFGTKGSPEISDHESVFQHKRVRVFGKRGFIHWWMYGWERNTPTDGYSRGEHEYGEQDLLGQAGLTEAMFDWLDDDEKVHPTHLEQSLAEFNAILGIYHSALTHEPVELPFDPPDGLIESLKTLLL
- a CDS encoding DegT/DnrJ/EryC1/StrS family aminotransferase, whose protein sequence is MANLAINGGTPVRTEPYPSWPTFDDNDLKIFEEIYRSGVWGTGGSRVPEFEERFAQFQGVKYGVCVNSGTAALFVALKAAGVGLGDEVITTPYTFQATVVSILMANGTPVFVDTLPDGFNIDPSKIEAAITPKTKAVLPVHIAGYPADMDGILEVTERNNLVVVEDCAQAHGAEWRDRGVGGWGHLGCFSFQSSKNLCAGEGGIVLTNDRKLYERAWSIHNCGRSPSESEFETETFGGNFRMTEWQGGLLLSRLRRLDGEVNLRNTNMRSLDAGLGEIPGIKVVPLDSRATRGGCHGYKAIFDPEEFEGISRETFIKAMGAEGVPMRHWYTTPMYREPFMESDLLSAKPDDSNVSCPETEKLCKNGLALSQSILMGTEEDMADIVTAATKIRRYVGELKS
- a CDS encoding DUF2250 domain-containing protein, which translates into the protein MHQELTYKLAQCCSPEAGEGIIGYFKEDGTVAVHRPDCASVQYLRLERLLEVTWDEIHAAEKPADIETEDSTFDKLDEVDYLILKHHQEFGLDYSIIVSEMLGLPLEETHKRHRKLRELGGLKRVERRMIQYRKNIVKGKWIKHRNHTYYELTPKGDRWVHWFEKKTQAVSS